One Panicum virgatum strain AP13 chromosome 3N, P.virgatum_v5, whole genome shotgun sequence DNA segment encodes these proteins:
- the LOC120663322 gene encoding uncharacterized protein LOC120663322, with translation MPIDAYEEARDRNIRSNIEKLKSSGVYDAKHLLNQLSTRKKNDYRIVARKKKFSEESASDYEPSADENNQSEESETNLEEEEEMTVMYKSSRSKVSKSSQMAPGSRQTKASRNPQGARPSSMSTRSRSEPSANTHVPQERSQARVEEELIPPSAFESREVNTPLLLRSSRPISDANEGTCSMSPMDQASDIAGQDMPILDEVPPERPKRVRDPTWGRGLNKLTNAMGSKMCLAFVEGKKRPEHPVQAAKLASESGILVRNHMPIYPHWKDYKKKIDTDVQKDHLGYLAIRFNLDVADNTTKKVCSGLLKDGVRQERYKLKRDYFNGVPEDQVLSNKPPNTSQQDWAKLVEKWNNPKHKATCAVNKRNRGEVKLHQTTGSQSYVAKRYCVREQGNGEEPDSVDLFKASHFSKTKGYTDVVQEVIDAMETARDETPEEGEEPKPIDEIVGGVLSEYSSSSKFLENMGIRSAGSQPISTNTSSARMRELEEIVQVQALQIEKAERNEQDLRATIISQQEKITDMEQKMEETNESNKRNEEQLAILKQKQETTDSLILRLISQSPIS, from the exons ATGCCAATCGATGCATATGAAGAGGCGAGAGATAGAAATATCAGGAGTAACATTGAAAAATTGAAATCTTCTGGCGTATATGATGCAAAACACCTTCTCAACCAGTTGTCtacaagaaagaaaaatgattACAGAATAGTTGCAAGGAAGAAAAAATTCAGTGAAGAATCTGCATCGGACTATGAACCCTCTGCTGATGAGAACAACCAATCTGAAGAAAGTGAAACCAATttagaagaggaagaggaaatgaCAGTGATGTACAAATCATCTAGGTCCAAG GTTTCAAAAAGCTCTCAAATGGCTCCTGGATCAAGACAGACAAAGGCATCAAGAAACCCCCAAGGTGCTAGACCATCATCTATGTCGACAAGGTCAAGGTCTGAACCATCAGCCAATACACATGTTCCTCAAGAAAGGAGTCAAGCTAGAGTTGAGGAAGAGCTTATTCCACCATCTGCATTTGAATCAAGGGAAGTGAACACACCACTGCTTTTGAGGTCCAGTCGTCCAATCAGTGATGCTAATGAAGGAACTTGTAGCATGAGTCCAATGGACCAAGCTAGTGATATTGCTGGACAGGACATGCCGATTCTTGATGAAG TTCCACCTGAAAGGCCTAAGAGAGTTCGGGATCCGACCTGGGGAAGAGGGCTCAACAAGCTTACTAACGCTATGGGTTCGAAAATGTGCCTTGCATTTGTTGAAGGGAAGAAACGACCTGAACATCCAGTGCAAGCAGCAAAGCTAGCTTCAGAGTCAGGCATACTGGTCCGGAACCATATGCCTATCTACCCGCATTGGAAGGATTACAAGAAGAAAATTGATACAGATGTCCAAAAAGATCACCTAGGATATCTAGCT ATTCGCTTTAACTTGGATGTTGCTGATAACACAACAAAAAAAGTGTGTTCGGGTCTCCTCAAAGATGGAGTGCGTCAAGAGCGTTATAAACTGAAAAGAGATTATTTCAATGGTGTTCCTGAGGACCAAGTACTATCAAACAAACCTCCAAATACTAGTCAACAAGACTGGGCAAAACTTGTGGAGAAGTGGAATAATCCTAAACACAAG GCAACATGTGCAGTGAACAAAAGAAATCGAGGAGAAGTTAAGCTTCACCAAACCACAGGCTCACAAAGCTATGTTGCTAAGAGATATTGTGTG AGAGAGCAAGGTAATGGGGAAGAACCTGATTCTGTGGATCTTTTCAAGGCAAGCCACTTCAGTAAGACAAAGGGTTATACTGATGTTGTACAAGAAGTAATT GATGCCATGGAAACTGCAAGGGATGAAACACCAGAAGAAGGTGAAGAACCAAAACCTATAGATGAGATTGTGGGTGGAGTTCTATCCGAGTACAGTTCATCAAGCAAATTTCTAGAAAACATGGGTATTCGTTCGGCCGGAAGCCAACCAATCAGCACTAACACTTCTAGTGCACGCATGAGAGAGCTTGAAGAAATAGTTCAAGTCCAAGCTTTGCAGATCGAGAAAGCTGAAAGAAATGAACAAGATCTGCGTGCTACTATTATTTCTCAACAGGAAAAAATAACAGATATGGAGCAGAAAATGGAAGAGACAAATGAGTCAAACAAAAGAAATGAAGAGCAGCTGGCCATTCTCAAGCAGAAGCAAGAAACTACTGATTCTCTTATTTTACGTCTGATTAGCCAATCACCAATCAGTTAA